The region GCAGCCCGCCGCCGGTGATATGTGCCATGGCCTTGACCGCGCCAGTCTGCTTGATCAGCTGCAGGAGGGCTTTGACATAGATGCGCGTCGGCGCCATCAGCAGTTCGGCCAGTGGCTTGCCGTCCAGAGTGATATCGCCGATGTCGACATTGGCCGTCTCGATGATCTTGCGAATCAGAGAGTAGCCGTTGGAATGGGGACCGGAGGAGGGCAGCGCAATGAGGACGTCGCCGGTCTGCACCTTGCTGCCGTCAATGATTTCGGATTTTTCGACCACGCCGACACAGAAGCCCGCCAGGTCGTAATCGTCGCCCTCATACATGCCGGGCATTTCGGCGGTCTCGCCGCCCACCAGTGCGCAACCGGCCAGTTCGCAGCCCGCACCGATACCGGTCACGACTTGCGCAGCGACATCGATATTCAGCTTGCCGGTGGCGTAGTAATCCAGGAAGAACAGCGGTTCTGCACCGCACACGACCAGGTCGTTGACACACATCGCCACCAGATCGATACCGATGGTGTCGTGTTTGCCCAGGTCCATCGCTACGCGCAGTTTGGTGCCCACACCGTCCGTGCCGGAGACCAGTACCGGCTTTTTATATCCTTCGGGGATTTCGCAGAGCGCGCCAAAGCCGCCCAGTCCACCCATGACTTCAGGGCGAGTGGTACGTTTGGCGACATGCTTGATGCGGTCTACCAGAGCGTTCCCAGCGTCGATGTCGACCCCGGCATCCTTGTAGCTGATCGAAGGTTTGGAAGGGTTCTGGCTGCTCATGCGTCGGTCTCGATGGTCGAAAAAAGGGGCGAGCGGCCAGTGCTCGGGCCGGCCGCAGGGAAGTGGGCTAGTGTATCAATACAACCGCATCAGGACCATGCTCACGACGCCTTCGGCACATTGAACGGGAAGCCGCTCTAGCTACCTCGAAGCCCAGCTGCCAGGGCTGTTGGTGCGGCTTGGTTGCCGCCGCTCCGGCGCTTGTTTAATGTATGCGCTTTAATACAGCTGCAGTACTCGCATCAGCGAGACAAAACCAGCACCAGCCGAGCGGAATCGCCCATGTTTTCTTTGCGCACTGTTGTCGTCAGCCTGCTATCTCTGGTGCTGTGGACGCCTTTCAACCTGTCTGCCGCGGTCCTCGAGGGGTTGTATCGGGTCAATCAGCCACAGGCAGAAGACGCGTCCCGGGACGAGACGCTACGCCAGGCGGCGGAAGTCATGTTCACCCGCGTGGGTGGCGCGAATGTCAATCTGGACAGCGGTCCAGTGGCGAATGCCTTGAGCGACCCGCGTGATCTGGTGCGCCGGATCAGCGGACGGGACGGGTCCCTGCTCGTTGAGTTTGAGCCCTCCGCCGTACGCCGGGTGATGGTCAGCGGTGGCCTGCCCATGCTGGGGCGCAGTCGCCCCGGTATGCTGGTCTGGGCGGTCGAGGCGCGGACCTTGGGTGATGAGCTGATCGGTGCCGGGAGCACCTGGGGCGATCGTCTGAAAACCGCCGCTGCCTATCGCGGTGTTGCGTTGAGCTTTCCCATGGGTGACCTCGAAGACCGGGGCATGGTGACTGAAGAAGTCGTGCGCCAGGGCAATCGCGAGGATTTGCTGGAAGCCAGCGAGCGTTATTCCAGTGAGGGCGTGCTGGCCGTCGCGTTCACCGCCAACGGCGAAAGTACCCGTGCTGACTGGCATATGTGGCTGAACGATCGAGCTTACTCCGGTCGTGTCAGCGAGGATGACCCCGCCGCGGCTGCCGATCAGATAATGCGCGAGGTGGCAGCGGCTGCGTTTGAGCAATATGCCGTGCCCGCGGTATCCGAGGAGGAGCTGACCCGCTGGACGCTCGTGGTGCAGGACATCAACAGCGTCAACGATTACGCCAGCCTGCAGGGAATGCTGCAGCAACTCGGTGGCCAGAGCACACCGCAGATGCTCTCGGTGGACACTGACGTGGTGACCGTCCGTATTGATTTCCCTGGCAGCGAGTCGC is a window of Pseudomonas sp. gcc21 DNA encoding:
- the purM gene encoding phosphoribosylformylglycinamidine cyclo-ligase yields the protein MSSQNPSKPSISYKDAGVDIDAGNALVDRIKHVAKRTTRPEVMGGLGGFGALCEIPEGYKKPVLVSGTDGVGTKLRVAMDLGKHDTIGIDLVAMCVNDLVVCGAEPLFFLDYYATGKLNIDVAAQVVTGIGAGCELAGCALVGGETAEMPGMYEGDDYDLAGFCVGVVEKSEIIDGSKVQTGDVLIALPSSGPHSNGYSLIRKIIETANVDIGDITLDGKPLAELLMAPTRIYVKALLQLIKQTGAVKAMAHITGGGLLENIPRVLPDGAGASIDLSSWQRPAVFNWLQEQGNVDETEMHRVLNCGVGMVICVGADQADAVLQNLQESGEQPWVIGRIEAAAENGEAVVLRNGH
- a CDS encoding DUF2066 domain-containing protein, with protein sequence MFSLRTVVVSLLSLVLWTPFNLSAAVLEGLYRVNQPQAEDASRDETLRQAAEVMFTRVGGANVNLDSGPVANALSDPRDLVRRISGRDGSLLVEFEPSAVRRVMVSGGLPMLGRSRPGMLVWAVEARTLGDELIGAGSTWGDRLKTAAAYRGVALSFPMGDLEDRGMVTEEVVRQGNREDLLEASERYSSEGVLAVAFTANGESTRADWHMWLNDRAYSGRVSEDDPAAAADQIMREVAAAAFEQYAVPAVSEEELTRWTLVVQDINSVNDYASLQGMLQQLGGQSTPQMLSVDTDVVTVRIDFPGSESQLERMLSLDQRLVRIPAPEPEPVEQGPILLPEPAPQPTPALGATDQSGETGPTDDPLNADADTLTEPEQAPVNVLPEPVEPDPHTLYYRWR